The genome window GTGCTCCGCTCCTTGCAGCACAGTCACCACTGCAAACCATGTTGATGGGCATGTCCTTCGGACTCGCGCTCACGCTGGTTATCTTTGCCGGATCGGAACTATTTACAGGCAACAACATGTTTTTCACCATGAGCACACTCGCGGGCCGGACCACAGTTAAAGATACACTGAAAAACTGGGGACTCGTCTTCCTCGGCAACTTGTTAGGTGCGATCCTGCTCAGCCTGCTTATTGTAGGTAGCGGCCTGTTCAAAATGGCTGCACCTGAACATCTGTTATTCGTCGCTTCTGCCAAAAAGATGGCCGCTCCCGTATCGGAGTTGTTCTTCCGCGGCATTCTCTGTAACTGGCTGGTCTGTCTGGCGATCTGGATGGCTGCTCGCACCAAAGAGGATATCGCCAAAATTGCGCTTATCTGGTGGTGTCTGTACGCCTTTATTGCAAGTGGGTATGAGCACAGTGTGGCCAATATGACTTTGCTTTCCCTGTCCTGGCTGTTGCCAAACCACCCGGATACCATTACACTGGCAGGCTGGTTCCACAACATGATTCCGGTAACGCTTGGTAATATCATCGGCGGCGCCCTCTTTGTCGGAATGGCTTACTGGTATACTTCACCGGTACGTAAAAAATCATAATTCTTCATTCAACTGCCACGATGGATGCCGAACTTACGTTCAGTCACATCGTGGCTTTTAAGGTATATC of Paenibacillus sp. FSL R5-0517 contains these proteins:
- a CDS encoding formate/nitrite transporter family protein, encoding MYTPSVEGIIEAAVKKRDQMNSNLSRYMVAALMAGAYVGLGIVLIFSIGAPLLAAQSPLQTMLMGMSFGLALTLVIFAGSELFTGNNMFFTMSTLAGRTTVKDTLKNWGLVFLGNLLGAILLSLLIVGSGLFKMAAPEHLLFVASAKKMAAPVSELFFRGILCNWLVCLAIWMAARTKEDIAKIALIWWCLYAFIASGYEHSVANMTLLSLSWLLPNHPDTITLAGWFHNMIPVTLGNIIGGALFVGMAYWYTSPVRKKS